A single region of the Pseudomonas solani genome encodes:
- a CDS encoding DUF3426 domain-containing protein, with protein sequence MTESFVTQCPHCQTSFRVSRAQLGAAQGAVRCGACLHVFNAAKQLLGAMSAGEPKPSTPAPQAPRPAAPAAPKPAPPVAPVAPAQPASPAPSVATLLKSPLASAPVPPPAPVPPAVPPGKTADKNTLWIHDDLDLDSLDLDEELAKLEQEELKLSQEFLALQAAPKPGEQSYGQHVESTDKHDERWAEALLREDAPRAAPSAPRPTPPAVAERPATIEPPAPQRKEPALSLDDDLDDDPAPAFGPAADRDDEPTDEPARARIGASDEEDDEIDEPPVAPARTPPRNEPGLRGGNLLDIDDEPLQLDWQQPKKPWGRWIGWGALNLLGAIALAGQYVWYHFDELARTDQYRPWFEQLCPELGCQLPSKVEIALIKSSNLVVRSHPDFTGALVVDAILYNRASFSQPFPLLELRFADINGQLLASRRFKPGEYLAGELAGQSEMPPQTPIHISLDILDPGTKAVNYSLSFHSPE encoded by the coding sequence ATGACCGAAAGCTTCGTCACCCAGTGCCCCCATTGCCAGACCAGCTTCCGCGTAAGCCGCGCGCAGTTGGGCGCTGCCCAAGGCGCCGTGCGCTGTGGGGCCTGCCTGCACGTGTTCAACGCAGCCAAGCAGTTGCTGGGAGCCATGTCGGCCGGCGAGCCGAAGCCCTCCACGCCCGCGCCCCAGGCGCCGCGCCCTGCCGCGCCGGCAGCACCGAAACCCGCACCCCCGGTCGCGCCAGTGGCCCCGGCACAGCCGGCCAGCCCGGCACCCAGCGTCGCCACCCTGCTCAAGTCGCCCCTGGCCTCGGCCCCCGTGCCGCCACCCGCGCCGGTGCCGCCCGCCGTGCCGCCAGGCAAGACGGCCGACAAGAACACCCTGTGGATCCACGACGACCTGGACCTCGACAGCCTCGACCTGGACGAGGAACTGGCCAAGCTGGAACAGGAAGAACTCAAGCTCTCCCAGGAATTCCTCGCCCTGCAGGCCGCGCCCAAACCGGGCGAGCAGTCATACGGCCAGCACGTGGAATCCACCGACAAGCATGACGAGCGCTGGGCCGAGGCCCTGTTGCGCGAGGACGCGCCGCGCGCCGCGCCCAGCGCACCGCGCCCTACACCGCCCGCCGTGGCCGAGCGCCCCGCCACCATCGAGCCCCCTGCGCCGCAGCGCAAGGAACCGGCGCTGTCCCTCGACGACGACCTGGACGATGACCCGGCCCCGGCCTTCGGCCCCGCCGCCGATCGCGATGACGAGCCGACGGACGAGCCCGCGCGCGCTCGAATCGGCGCGTCGGACGAAGAAGACGACGAGATCGACGAGCCCCCGGTCGCCCCGGCACGTACGCCACCGCGCAACGAACCGGGCCTGCGTGGCGGCAACCTGCTGGATATCGACGACGAGCCGTTGCAGCTCGACTGGCAACAGCCGAAAAAACCCTGGGGCCGCTGGATCGGCTGGGGGGCGCTGAACCTGCTGGGCGCCATCGCCCTGGCCGGGCAATACGTCTGGTACCACTTCGACGAGCTGGCACGCACCGACCAGTACCGCCCCTGGTTCGAACAGCTGTGCCCGGAACTCGGCTGCCAGCTGCCGTCCAAGGTCGAGATCGCCCTGATCAAGAGCAGCAACCTGGTGGTGCGCAGCCACCCGGACTTCACCGGCGCACTGGTGGTGGACGCCATCCTCTACAACCGCGCGTCCTTCTCCCAGCCCTTCCCGCTGCTGGAGCTGCGCTTCGCCGACATCAACGGCCAGCTTCTGGCCAGTCGTCGGTTCAAGCCGGGCGAATACCTCGCCGGCGAGCTTGCCGGGCAGTCGGAAATGCCGCCGCAGACGCCCATCCATATCTCCCTGGATATCCTCGACCCAGGCACCAAGGCTGTGAACTACAGTCTCAGCTTCCACTCCCCCGAGTAG
- the dusB gene encoding tRNA dihydrouridine synthase DusB, translated as MSAVRIGPYALPNQVILAPMAGVTDRPFRLLCRRLGAGLVVSEMVTSDVRLWNSRKSKLRLLHEGDPEPRSVQIAGGDPQMLAEAAVANVALGAQIIDINMGCPAKKVCNKAAGSALMKDEALVAAILEAVVGAVDVPVTLKIRTGWDRDNKNGIAVARIAEQSGIQALAVHGRTRADLYTGEAEYDTIAAIKQSVSIPVFANGDITSPQKAREVLDATGADALLIGRAAQGRPWIFREIAHYLETGELLPAPGLKEIEQILLEHLAALHAFYGDLMGVRIARKHVGWYLATLPGAREFRAQFNRLESTDAQCANVREFFIERHNDGEQAA; from the coding sequence ATGTCGGCGGTACGCATCGGCCCATACGCACTACCCAATCAAGTGATACTCGCCCCCATGGCGGGAGTGACCGATCGTCCGTTTCGTCTGCTTTGCCGTCGCCTCGGCGCCGGCTTGGTAGTCTCCGAAATGGTCACCAGCGACGTGCGCCTGTGGAACAGCCGCAAGTCGAAACTGCGCCTGCTCCACGAGGGCGACCCGGAGCCGCGCTCGGTGCAGATCGCCGGGGGCGATCCGCAGATGCTGGCCGAGGCCGCCGTCGCCAATGTGGCGCTCGGCGCGCAGATCATCGACATCAACATGGGTTGCCCGGCGAAGAAGGTCTGCAACAAGGCCGCTGGCTCCGCGCTGATGAAGGACGAGGCCCTGGTGGCTGCGATCCTCGAAGCGGTGGTCGGCGCCGTGGACGTGCCGGTGACCCTGAAGATCCGCACCGGCTGGGACCGGGACAACAAGAACGGCATCGCCGTGGCAAGGATCGCCGAACAGTCGGGAATACAGGCGCTGGCCGTGCATGGCCGCACCCGTGCCGACCTGTACACCGGTGAAGCCGAGTACGACACCATCGCTGCGATCAAGCAGTCGGTGTCGATCCCGGTCTTCGCCAATGGCGACATCACCTCGCCACAGAAGGCCAGAGAGGTCCTCGACGCCACCGGCGCCGATGCCCTGCTGATCGGTCGAGCGGCCCAGGGGCGACCCTGGATATTCCGCGAGATCGCGCACTACCTGGAAACCGGCGAACTCCTGCCGGCCCCGGGCTTGAAGGAAATTGAACAGATCCTGCTGGAGCACCTGGCCGCATTGCACGCCTTCTACGGCGACCTGATGGGCGTACGCATCGCCCGCAAGCATGTCGGCTGGTATCTCGCAACCCTGCCGGGCGCCAGGGAGTTTCGCGCCCAGTTCAATCGTTTGGAGTCCACGGACGCGCAGTGCGCCAACGTTCGAGAGTTTTTCATCGAACGTCACAACGACGGAGAACAGGCCGCATGA
- the fis gene encoding DNA-binding transcriptional regulator Fis, with amino-acid sequence MTTMTENFFDGATPVSDNANLKQHLTTPTAEGQTLRGSVEKALHNYFAHLEGAAVTDVYNLVLSEVEAPLLESVMNYVKGNQTKASEMLGLNRGTLRKKLKQYDLL; translated from the coding sequence ATGACGACGATGACCGAGAATTTTTTTGATGGGGCAACACCCGTGAGCGACAACGCCAACCTTAAACAGCACCTGACCACACCGACCGCGGAAGGCCAGACCTTGCGCGGCAGTGTCGAGAAGGCCTTGCACAATTACTTCGCCCATCTCGAGGGCGCCGCGGTCACGGACGTCTACAACCTGGTGCTCTCCGAAGTCGAGGCACCGCTGCTGGAGTCCGTGATGAACTACGTCAAGGGCAACCAGACCAAGGCTTCCGAGATGCTCGGCCTGAACCGCGGCACCTTGCGCAAGAAGCTCAAGCAGTACGACCTCCTGTAA
- the purH gene encoding bifunctional phosphoribosylaminoimidazolecarboxamide formyltransferase/IMP cyclohydrolase gives MTDQTTRLPVRRALISVSDKTGILEFARELVALNVEILSTGGTYKLLRDNGIAAVEVADYTGFPEMMDGRVKTLHPKIHGGILGRRALDGAVMEQHGIKPIDLVAVNLYPFEATVAKPDCDLADAIENIDIGGPTMVRSAAKNHKDVAIVVNAGDYASVLEGLKAGGLTYAQRFDLALKAFEHTSAYDGMIANYLGTIDQARDSLSTEARSAFPRTFNSQFVKAQEMRYGENPHQSAAFYVEAKKGEASISTAVQLQGKELSFNNVADTDAALECVKSFVKPACVIVKHANPCGVAVVPDAEGGIRKAYDLAYATDTESAFGGIIAFNRELDAETAKAIVERQFVEVIIAPKVSAEARAVVAAKANVRLLECGEWPKDRAPGWDFKRVNGGLLVQSRDIGMISADDLKIVTQRAPSEQEVHDLIFAWKVAKFVKSNAIVYAKNRQTVGVGAGQMSRVNSARIAAIKAEHAGLEVKGAVMASDAFFPFRDGIDNAAKAGITAVIQPGGSMRDNEVIAAADEAGIAMVFTGMRHFRH, from the coding sequence ATGACCGACCAGACCACCCGCCTCCCCGTTCGCCGTGCACTGATCAGCGTCTCCGACAAGACCGGCATCCTCGAGTTCGCCCGCGAACTCGTCGCCCTCAACGTCGAGATCCTCTCCACCGGCGGCACCTACAAGCTGCTGCGGGACAACGGCATCGCCGCGGTGGAAGTCGCCGACTACACCGGCTTCCCGGAAATGATGGACGGCCGGGTGAAGACCCTGCACCCGAAGATCCACGGCGGCATCCTCGGCCGTCGCGCGCTCGACGGCGCGGTCATGGAGCAGCACGGGATCAAGCCGATCGATCTGGTCGCGGTCAACCTGTACCCCTTCGAAGCCACCGTCGCCAAGCCTGACTGCGACCTGGCCGACGCCATCGAGAATATCGACATCGGCGGCCCGACCATGGTCCGCAGCGCCGCCAAGAACCACAAGGACGTCGCCATCGTGGTCAACGCCGGCGACTACGCCAGCGTCCTCGAAGGCCTCAAGGCCGGCGGCCTGACCTACGCCCAGCGTTTCGACCTGGCCCTCAAGGCCTTCGAGCACACCAGTGCCTACGACGGCATGATCGCCAACTACCTGGGCACCATCGACCAGGCCCGCGACAGCCTGTCCACCGAAGCGCGCAGCGCCTTCCCGCGTACCTTCAACAGCCAGTTCGTCAAGGCGCAGGAAATGCGCTACGGCGAGAACCCGCACCAGAGCGCGGCCTTCTACGTCGAAGCGAAGAAGGGCGAGGCGAGCATCTCCACCGCCGTGCAACTGCAGGGCAAGGAACTGTCGTTCAACAACGTGGCCGACACCGACGCCGCGCTGGAATGCGTGAAGAGCTTCGTCAAGCCGGCCTGCGTCATCGTCAAGCACGCCAACCCCTGCGGCGTAGCCGTGGTACCGGACGCCGAAGGCGGCATCCGCAAGGCCTACGACCTGGCCTACGCCACCGACACCGAATCCGCCTTCGGCGGCATCATCGCCTTCAACCGCGAGCTGGATGCCGAAACCGCCAAGGCCATCGTCGAACGCCAGTTCGTCGAAGTGATCATCGCGCCCAAGGTCTCCGCCGAAGCCCGCGCCGTGGTCGCCGCCAAAGCCAACGTGCGCCTGCTGGAATGCGGCGAGTGGCCGAAGGACCGCGCCCCGGGCTGGGACTTCAAGCGCGTCAACGGCGGTCTGCTGGTGCAGAGCCGTGACATCGGTATGATCTCCGCCGACGACCTGAAGATCGTCACCCAGCGCGCGCCCAGCGAGCAGGAAGTGCACGACCTGATCTTCGCCTGGAAAGTGGCCAAGTTCGTCAAGTCCAACGCCATCGTCTACGCCAAGAACCGCCAGACCGTCGGCGTCGGCGCCGGCCAGATGAGCCGCGTCAACTCCGCCCGCATCGCCGCCATCAAGGCCGAGCACGCGGGCCTGGAAGTCAAGGGCGCGGTCATGGCCTCGGACGCCTTCTTCCCCTTCCGCGACGGCATCGACAACGCCGCCAAGGCCGGCATCACCGCGGTGATCCAGCCGGGTGGCTCCATGCGTGACAACGAAGTCATCGCCGCGGCCGACGAGGCCGGGATTGCGATGGTCTTCACCGGCATGCGTCATTTCAGGCACTAA
- a CDS encoding hybrid sensor histidine kinase/response regulator, protein MRRLRIAIGLSVSLLLTLLCLPSAQARDSAHWSMLLDPTASLQLEDIRAQQSASQFTPVDLERLYTPGGNSALWLHYQLPPGDHEQLLRVFAPYLSFLDLYVIRGDELIDHTRTGSRLPFSDRPLPSRDFLLPLPMRSEPLDLYLRLSSEHALRPTVSLQSAVSMAADDSRPLLFGVLIGSLLMLVVHNLLRFGYARATSGLWLAATQLCLVGTALSLLGISAPWLHSWQSAQPQIANLSMLLAMLCALFFTASFFRKVCPSTPLNGVLVGEIVLIGVIGMLLMIATDLMFNQLVYAMAALTGVSILFVSLHHWRRGYRPARMFTLALLVYSVAFISALPALFGYWSVQSDWLAFGLLGVTAISGVLMSIAMSERQRRILLDDFSVSREAAASSAELKAKGEFLAKISHEIRTPMNGVLGMTELLLGTPLSAKQRDYVQTIHSSGNELLTLINEILDISKLESGQIELDDVQFDLNALIDDCLDIFRAKAEQQKVELISFMQPQVPRVISGDPTRLRQALLSLLDNAFKQTDEGEILLVVALDTSGNEPRLRIAVQDSGRPLEAAERDALLNAELHSKDFLSATKLGGRLGLIIARQLVRLMDGEFGVQTGGNQGSTLWLTLPLESERLEQPASDFDGPLQGARLLVVDDNDTCRKVLMQQCSAWGLQVSAVPSGKEALALLRTKAHLREYFDVVLLDQDMPGMTGMQLAAKIKEDPSLNHDILIIMLTGISNAPSKIIARNAGIKRILAKPVAGYTLKTTLADELNQRAAGGSAALPGSQVSTPLNVPNDFRILVAEDNSISTKVIRGMLSKLNLQPDTASNGEEALSAMKNQQYDLVLMDCEMPVLDGFSATEMLRNWESEEQRPRTPVVALTAHILTEHKERARQAGMDGHMAKPVELSQLRELIEHWVAEKEMRRQHEPDDALHS, encoded by the coding sequence GTGCGCCGGCTCAGGATTGCCATCGGTCTTAGCGTCAGCCTGCTGCTGACCCTGCTCTGCCTGCCATCGGCGCAAGCCAGGGATAGCGCGCACTGGAGCATGCTGCTCGATCCCACCGCCAGCCTGCAGCTCGAAGACATCCGCGCCCAGCAGTCCGCCTCGCAATTCACCCCCGTCGACCTCGAACGCCTCTACACCCCCGGTGGCAACAGCGCCCTCTGGCTGCACTACCAGTTGCCCCCCGGCGATCACGAACAGCTGCTGCGGGTCTTCGCGCCCTACCTGTCGTTCCTCGACCTCTATGTGATCCGTGGCGATGAGCTCATCGACCACACCCGCACCGGCAGCCGCCTGCCCTTCAGCGACCGCCCGCTGCCCAGCCGGGACTTCCTCCTGCCGCTGCCCATGCGCAGCGAGCCGCTGGACCTCTACCTGCGGCTCTCCTCCGAACACGCCCTGCGCCCCACCGTGTCCCTGCAATCAGCGGTGAGCATGGCCGCCGACGACAGCCGCCCGCTGCTCTTCGGCGTGCTCATCGGCAGCCTGCTGATGCTGGTGGTGCACAACCTCCTGCGCTTCGGCTACGCCCGCGCCACCAGCGGCCTGTGGCTGGCCGCCACCCAGCTGTGCCTGGTGGGCACCGCCCTCAGCCTGCTGGGCATCAGCGCGCCCTGGCTGCACAGCTGGCAGAGCGCGCAGCCGCAGATCGCCAACCTGTCGATGCTGCTGGCCATGCTCTGCGCGCTGTTCTTCACCGCCAGCTTCTTCCGCAAGGTCTGCCCCAGCACCCCGCTCAATGGCGTGCTCGTCGGCGAGATCGTGCTCATCGGCGTCATCGGCATGCTGCTGATGATCGCCACCGACCTGATGTTCAACCAACTGGTCTACGCCATGGCGGCGCTCACCGGCGTGAGCATCCTCTTCGTCTCGCTGCACCACTGGCGGCGCGGCTACCGCCCGGCACGCATGTTCACCCTGGCGCTGCTGGTCTACAGCGTCGCCTTCATCAGCGCCCTGCCGGCGCTGTTCGGCTACTGGTCGGTGCAGTCCGACTGGCTGGCCTTCGGCCTGCTGGGGGTGACCGCCATCAGCGGCGTGCTGATGAGCATCGCCATGAGCGAACGCCAGCGACGCATCCTCCTCGACGACTTCAGCGTCAGCCGTGAAGCGGCGGCCAGCTCCGCCGAGCTCAAGGCCAAGGGCGAGTTCCTGGCCAAGATCAGCCACGAGATCCGCACCCCCATGAATGGCGTTCTGGGCATGACCGAGCTGCTGCTCGGCACCCCGCTGTCGGCCAAGCAACGCGACTACGTGCAGACCATCCACAGCTCCGGCAACGAGCTGCTCACCCTGATCAACGAAATCCTCGACATCTCCAAGCTGGAATCCGGGCAGATCGAGCTGGATGACGTGCAGTTCGACCTCAACGCCCTGATCGACGACTGCCTGGACATCTTCCGCGCCAAGGCCGAGCAGCAGAAGGTCGAGCTCATTAGCTTCATGCAGCCTCAGGTGCCGCGCGTCATCAGCGGCGACCCGACGCGCCTGCGACAGGCCCTGCTGAGCCTGCTGGACAACGCCTTCAAGCAGACCGACGAAGGCGAGATCCTGCTGGTGGTGGCCCTGGACACCAGCGGCAACGAACCGCGCCTGCGCATCGCCGTGCAGGACAGCGGCCGCCCCCTGGAAGCCGCCGAGCGGGACGCCCTGCTCAACGCCGAGCTGCACAGCAAGGACTTCCTCTCCGCCACCAAGCTCGGTGGCCGCCTGGGCCTGATCATCGCCCGCCAGTTGGTGCGCCTGATGGACGGCGAGTTCGGCGTGCAGACCGGCGGCAACCAGGGCAGCACCCTGTGGCTGACCCTGCCCCTGGAAAGCGAACGCCTGGAACAGCCCGCCTCCGACTTCGACGGCCCCCTGCAGGGCGCACGCCTGCTGGTGGTGGACGACAACGACACCTGCCGCAAGGTGCTGATGCAGCAGTGCAGCGCCTGGGGCCTGCAGGTCAGCGCCGTGCCCTCTGGCAAGGAGGCCCTGGCCCTGCTGCGCACCAAGGCGCACCTGCGCGAATACTTCGACGTGGTGCTGCTGGACCAGGACATGCCCGGCATGACCGGCATGCAGCTGGCCGCCAAGATCAAGGAAGACCCGAGCCTCAACCACGACATCCTGATCATCATGCTCACCGGCATCAGCAACGCGCCGAGCAAGATCATCGCCCGCAACGCCGGCATCAAGCGCATCCTCGCCAAGCCGGTGGCCGGCTACACCCTCAAGACCACCCTCGCCGACGAGCTCAACCAGCGCGCCGCCGGCGGCTCGGCAGCCCTGCCCGGCTCCCAGGTCAGCACCCCGCTCAACGTGCCCAACGACTTCCGCATCCTGGTGGCCGAGGACAACAGCATCTCCACCAAGGTCATCCGCGGCATGCTCAGCAAGCTCAACCTGCAACCGGACACCGCCAGCAACGGCGAGGAAGCCCTCAGCGCGATGAAGAACCAGCAGTACGACCTGGTGCTGATGGACTGCGAAATGCCGGTGCTCGACGGCTTCTCCGCCACCGAGATGCTGCGCAACTGGGAAAGCGAAGAGCAGCGCCCGCGCACCCCGGTGGTGGCCCTCACCGCGCACAT